The Candidatus Nitrosymbiomonas proteolyticus genome has a segment encoding these proteins:
- a CDS encoding amphi-Trp domain-containing protein — MTARDVERALTSTEFVAALRRLAEAIEQGIPFEIEVEGENVQAPIEAHFSIEHERSGADEELEFQLRWSLVATSEPQDEQETEEVADALS, encoded by the coding sequence ATGACGGCGCGCGATGTCGAGCGCGCTTTGACCAGCACCGAGTTTGTGGCCGCGCTCCGCAGGCTCGCCGAAGCGATCGAACAGGGCATCCCCTTCGAGATTGAGGTGGAGGGCGAGAATGTTCAGGCTCCGATTGAGGCGCACTTCAGCATCGAGCACGAGCGCTCCGGCGCCGACGAGGAACTCGAATTCCAACTCAGGTGGTCCCTTGTTGCCACTTCCGAACCCCAGGACGAGCAGGAAACGGAGGAGGTCGCCGATGCGCTGTCCTAA